In Bacteroides coprosuis DSM 18011, the following are encoded in one genomic region:
- a CDS encoding Rubrerythrin (COGs: COG1592 Rubrerythrin~InterPro IPR003251~KEGG: bth:BT_3182 rubrerythrin~PFAM: Rubrerythrin~SPTR: Putative uncharacterized protein;~IMG reference gene:2504106160~PFAM: Rubrerythrin): MAKSVKGTQTEKNLLTSFAGESQARMRYTYFASTAKKEGYEQIADIFTETANQEKEHAKRMFKFLEGGAVEITASYPAGVIGTTLENLNAAAMGEHQEWSHDYPHFADVAEKEGFPEIATMYRMIAKAEKGHEDRYRKFISNIENTAVFAREGEVLWQCRNCGYIHAGKTAPKLCPACLHPQSYFEIMKENY; the protein is encoded by the coding sequence ATGGCTAAAAGTGTAAAAGGAACTCAAACTGAAAAAAATCTTTTAACATCATTTGCTGGTGAGTCTCAAGCTCGTATGCGTTATACTTATTTCGCAAGTACTGCTAAGAAAGAAGGTTATGAACAAATTGCTGATATTTTTACAGAAACAGCTAATCAAGAAAAAGAACATGCAAAACGTATGTTTAAATTTCTTGAAGGTGGTGCAGTAGAAATAACAGCATCATATCCTGCTGGTGTTATAGGTACAACTCTTGAAAACCTAAATGCTGCTGCTATGGGTGAGCACCAAGAATGGTCTCATGATTATCCTCATTTTGCAGATGTTGCTGAAAAAGAAGGTTTCCCTGAAATTGCTACTATGTATCGTATGATTGCAAAGGCTGAAAAAGGTCACGAAGATCGTTACCGTAAGTTTATTAGCAACATCGAAAACACAGCTGTTTTTGCAAGAGAAGGTGAAGTTCTATGGCAATGTCGCAACTGTGGTTACATCCATGCTGGTAAGACAGCTCCAAAATTATGCCCTGCATGTCTTCACCCACAATCTTATTTTGAAATAATGAAAGAAAACTATTAA
- a CDS encoding 4-hydroxy-3-methylbut-2-en-1-yl diphosphate synthase (COGs: COG0821 Enzyme involved in the deoxyxylulose pathway of isoprenoid biosynthesis~HAMAP: 4-hydroxy-3-methylbut-2-en-1-yl diphosphate synthase, bacterial-type~InterPro IPR004588~KEGG: bfs:BF4164 4-hydroxy-3-methylbut-2-en-1-yl diphosphate synthase~PFAM: 4-hydroxy-3-methylbut-2-en-1-yl diphosphate synthase, bacterial-type~SPTR: 4-hydroxy-3-methylbut-2-en-1-yl diphosphate synthase;~TIGRFAM: 4-hydroxy-3-methylbut-2-en-1-yl diphosphate synthase, bacterial-type~IMG reference gene:2504106161~PFAM: GcpE protein~TIGRFAM: 1-hydroxy-2-methyl-2-(E)-butenyl 4-diphosphate synthase), whose protein sequence is MDLFNYSRRGSSEVQIGAIPLGKNNPIRIQSMTNTSTQDTDTSVAQIKRIVDAGADYVRLTTQGIKEATNLKEINIALRRSNYMVPLVADVHFNPKVADVAAEFAEKVRINPGNYVDPARQFKSLSYTDEEYNSELEKIRTRLTSFINICKENHTAIRIGVNHGSLSDRIMSHYGDTPAGMVESCMEFLRICRDENFLNVVISIKASNTVIMVQTIRLLVATLEKENMFFPLHLGVTEAGEGEDGRIKSALGIGALLADGLGDTIRVSLSEAPEKEIPVAQKLVDYIIQRKDHPYIPGVQATEFNYLTPKRRKTTAVKNIGGDNVPVVLADRMDGKIDVDKDFTPDYIYVGQNLPIEKEKAEYIVDASHWNGEDHTWPAFNFEQLDLMQSNYAKLKFLFIPYMAMTDQVIDLLKKHPEVVIISQSNHPNRLGEHRALAHQLMNEGIENPLLFFQHYQEDDIENFQIKSAADMGALILDGFCDGLYLFNQGTLSHAQIDSTSFSILQAGRVRTVKTEYISCPGCGRTMFNLEKTIARVKASTNHLKGLKIGIMGCIVNGPGEMADSDYGYVGAGRGKVSLYKKKECIEKNIPEEEAVDRLIELIKSQGDYKETDED, encoded by the coding sequence ATGGATTTATTTAATTATTCAAGAAGAGGGAGCTCCGAAGTCCAAATTGGCGCAATTCCTCTAGGCAAGAATAACCCTATAAGAATTCAGTCGATGACAAATACATCGACTCAAGATACAGACACAAGTGTAGCTCAAATAAAGCGCATTGTAGATGCTGGAGCAGACTATGTACGTCTTACTACACAAGGTATAAAAGAAGCTACAAACCTAAAAGAGATTAATATCGCACTAAGGAGAAGTAATTATATGGTCCCTTTAGTAGCTGATGTCCATTTTAACCCTAAAGTGGCTGATGTTGCCGCTGAGTTCGCAGAGAAAGTGCGCATTAACCCAGGCAACTATGTAGACCCTGCCCGACAATTCAAATCTTTATCTTATACAGACGAAGAGTATAATTCAGAACTTGAAAAAATTCGCACTCGGCTTACCTCTTTTATTAACATCTGCAAAGAAAATCATACTGCTATTCGTATAGGAGTGAATCATGGCTCTTTATCAGATAGAATCATGTCTCACTACGGAGACACTCCCGCTGGTATGGTCGAATCTTGCATGGAATTCCTACGTATTTGCAGAGATGAGAATTTCCTCAATGTAGTTATTTCTATCAAGGCTTCTAATACTGTCATTATGGTACAAACCATAAGACTCTTAGTAGCAACTCTTGAAAAAGAAAACATGTTTTTTCCTCTTCACCTTGGTGTTACCGAAGCAGGTGAAGGAGAAGATGGACGCATTAAGTCTGCTCTCGGCATCGGAGCCTTATTAGCAGATGGCCTAGGTGATACCATTCGAGTTTCCTTGAGTGAAGCTCCTGAAAAAGAAATTCCTGTGGCTCAAAAATTAGTAGATTATATTATTCAAAGAAAAGATCACCCTTATATTCCAGGTGTCCAAGCAACAGAATTTAATTACTTAACCCCTAAACGCCGCAAAACAACTGCTGTCAAAAATATAGGAGGAGATAATGTTCCTGTTGTTCTAGCAGATAGAATGGATGGAAAAATAGATGTAGATAAAGATTTTACTCCCGATTATATTTATGTTGGTCAAAATCTCCCTATTGAAAAAGAAAAAGCTGAGTATATAGTTGATGCTTCCCATTGGAACGGAGAAGACCATACATGGCCTGCCTTCAACTTTGAGCAATTAGATCTTATGCAATCTAACTATGCAAAACTCAAGTTTTTATTTATTCCATATATGGCAATGACAGATCAGGTGATTGATCTACTAAAAAAACACCCTGAAGTTGTAATTATATCACAATCAAATCATCCAAACCGATTAGGAGAACACAGAGCTCTCGCACATCAATTAATGAATGAGGGTATTGAGAATCCTCTTCTATTCTTTCAACATTATCAAGAAGATGACATAGAAAACTTTCAGATCAAATCTGCTGCAGATATGGGAGCATTAATATTGGATGGATTCTGTGATGGATTATATCTGTTCAATCAAGGAACACTTAGTCATGCTCAAATAGACTCTACATCATTTAGTATTTTACAAGCAGGAAGAGTAAGGACTGTAAAAACAGAATATATTTCATGCCCTGGCTGTGGTAGGACAATGTTTAACCTTGAAAAAACAATTGCACGAGTAAAAGCATCAACCAATCATTTAAAAGGATTAAAAATTGGCATTATGGGATGTATTGTTAATGGTCCAGGTGAAATGGCTGATTCTGATTACGGCTATGTGGGAGCAGGAAGAGGAAAAGTAAGCCTATACAAAAAGAAAGAATGTATTGAAAAAAACATTCCTGAAGAAGAAGCTGTAGATCGCTTAATTGAGCTCATTAAGTCTCAAGGTGATTACAAGGAAACCGATGAAGATTAA
- a CDS encoding phosphoribosylaminoimidazole carboxylase, catalytic subunit (COGs: COG0041 Phosphoribosylcarboxyaminoimidazole (NCAIR) mutase~InterPro IPR000031~KEGG: bfs:BF4163 putative transmembrane phosphoribosylaminoimidazole carboxylase~PFAM: Phosphoribosylaminoimidazole carboxylase, core~PRIAM: Phosphoribosylaminoimidazole carboxylase~SPTR: Phosphoribosylaminoimidazole carboxylase;~TIGRFAM: Phosphoribosylaminoimidazole carboxylase, core~IMG reference gene:2504106162~PFAM: AIR carboxylase~TIGRFAM: phosphoribosylaminoimidazole carboxylase, PurE protein), whose amino-acid sequence MTPLVSIIMGSTSDLPVMEKAAQFLNDLRIPFEINALSAHRTPEAVEAFSKNAKEKGIKVIIAAAGMAAHLPGVIAASTTLPVIGVPIKSTLEGMDALLAIVQMPPGIPVATVGINGSLNAAILAVQMLALGDENIAERLSVYKDGLKRKIVKANEDLKEIKFEFKCN is encoded by the coding sequence ATGACACCACTAGTTAGTATTATTATGGGAAGTACATCAGACCTCCCAGTTATGGAAAAAGCAGCTCAATTTTTAAATGATCTACGTATTCCTTTTGAAATAAATGCTCTTTCAGCGCATAGAACGCCTGAGGCTGTTGAAGCTTTTTCTAAAAACGCAAAAGAAAAGGGTATTAAAGTCATAATAGCTGCTGCGGGAATGGCTGCACACCTTCCTGGCGTAATAGCTGCATCAACGACTTTACCAGTAATAGGTGTTCCTATTAAATCAACTCTTGAGGGAATGGATGCCCTTTTGGCCATTGTTCAAATGCCTCCAGGAATACCTGTTGCAACAGTTGGCATTAATGGATCTCTAAATGCAGCTATACTTGCTGTACAAATGCTAGCTTTGGGTGATGAAAATATAGCAGAACGCTTGTCTGTATATAAAGACGGTCTTAAAAGAAAAATAGTTAAAGCAAACGAAGATCTAAAAGAGATCAAATTTGAATTTAAATGTAACTAA
- a CDS encoding Glycine cleavage system H protein (COGs: COG0509 Glycine cleavage system H protein (lipoate-binding)~HAMAP: Glycine cleavage H-protein~InterPro IPR002930:IPR017453~KEGG: bfs:BF4162 glycine cleavage system protein H~PFAM: Glycine cleavage H-protein~SPTR: Glycine cleavage system H protein;~TIGRFAM: Glycine cleavage H-protein, subgroup~IMG reference gene:2504106163~PFAM: Glycine cleavage H-protein~TIGRFAM: glycine cleavage system H protein) — protein MKFPKELKYTSEHEWVRKEGDIVYIGITDYAQDQLGDIVFVDIPTVGETLDANEVFGTIEVVKTVSDLFLPISGEILEQNEEIEDNPELVNEDPYGEGWLIKVKPTNVADFDSLLDAEAYKKIINK, from the coding sequence ATGAAATTCCCTAAAGAGTTAAAGTACACAAGTGAACACGAATGGGTGCGTAAAGAAGGTGACATCGTTTATATCGGTATTACAGATTACGCACAAGATCAGTTAGGTGATATTGTTTTTGTAGATATACCTACAGTTGGCGAAACATTAGACGCAAATGAAGTGTTTGGTACTATTGAAGTAGTAAAAACAGTATCAGATTTATTCCTTCCTATTTCTGGAGAAATTCTAGAACAAAATGAAGAAATAGAAGACAATCCTGAATTGGTGAATGAAGATCCATATGGTGAAGGATGGCTGATAAAAGTTAAACCTACAAATGTTGCTGATTTTGATTCTCTTCTTGATGCAGAAGCATACAAAAAGATTATCAACAAATAA
- a CDS encoding hypothetical protein (KEGG: bth:BT_2520 hypothetical protein~SPTR: PAP2 superfamily domain protein;~IMG reference gene:2504106164) gives MKSYANTYIMSGARILSRIFTPFSVPFLSFVALLLFSHLNLTFTARDIFYILDIIFRYTIVMPIISIFFIHKINHLSYIEQHPRERSIGAFMISTFCYLFTFIIFAELRIPLISNYILSCAVVFALFILVPIKWKVDVKTNGLVKSNSGVLTELNEREQRFMPLLLTIISYFFCAVIMFKRDLPWYMNGIIIASLIILLIHLIINARWRVSEHMAAIGGVMGGVIAFSSLFLYDPTKWICIFTAIAGALGTTRMILGHNNLGEIFAGFIIGLSCTLIALNDTYNHLISSFFKYIV, from the coding sequence ATGAAATCCTATGCCAATACATATATTATGAGTGGTGCAAGAATACTCTCTCGTATTTTTACTCCCTTTTCTGTGCCCTTTTTATCTTTTGTGGCCTTACTCCTTTTTTCTCATTTAAATCTTACTTTTACAGCAAGAGATATTTTTTATATACTAGATATTATATTTAGATATACTATTGTCATGCCTATTATTAGTATCTTTTTCATACATAAGATTAATCATCTATCATACATAGAACAGCACCCTAGAGAAAGATCTATTGGAGCGTTTATGATTAGTACTTTTTGCTATTTATTTACATTTATCATCTTTGCTGAATTAAGAATACCACTAATTTCAAATTACATCTTGTCATGTGCTGTAGTTTTTGCTTTATTTATTCTTGTTCCCATCAAGTGGAAGGTAGATGTAAAAACGAATGGACTTGTAAAAAGCAATAGTGGTGTACTAACTGAACTTAATGAACGCGAACAAAGATTTATGCCCTTACTCTTAACCATTATCTCTTATTTCTTTTGCGCCGTTATCATGTTCAAAAGAGATTTACCTTGGTATATGAACGGGATAATAATAGCATCACTAATAATTCTATTAATCCACTTAATCATCAATGCCAGATGGAGAGTTAGTGAACATATGGCTGCTATAGGTGGAGTTATGGGTGGAGTTATTGCATTTAGTAGCCTATTTTTATATGACCCTACAAAATGGATTTGTATCTTTACAGCCATAGCAGGTGCTTTAGGAACCACTCGTATGATTCTAGGGCATAATAACCTCGGAGAAATTTTCGCAGGATTTATTATTGGGCTATCTTGTACGTTGATTGCATTAAATGATACGTACAATCATTTAATTTCGTCATTTTTTAAATATATTGTTTAA
- a CDS encoding RNA polymerase, sigma 54 subunit, RpoN (COGs: COG1508 DNA-directed RNA polymerase specialized sigma subunit sigma54 homolog~InterPro IPR007046:IPR007634:IPR000394~KEGG: bfr:BF4361 RNA polymerase sigma-54~PFAM: RNA polymerase sigma factor 54, DNA-binding; RNA polymerase sigma factor 54, core-binding~SPTR: RNA polymerase sigma-54;~TIGRFAM: RNA polymerase sigma factor 54~IMG reference gene:2504106165~PFAM: Sigma-54 factor, Activator interacting domain (AID); Sigma-54 factor, core binding domain; Sigma-54, DNA binding domain~TIGRFAM: RNA polymerase sigma-54 factor) — MVQNSRQIQTQTQKQVQTLSPQQILVVKLLELPTLEFEERVHAELLENPALEEGKEMTPEEEEYTAETEESADYDALDDYLTEDDIPDYKLKEHNYSNDNKPEEIPFSDTTSFYEILHEQLGEQNLTDKQAAIGEYLIGSLDDDGLIRKSLESIDDELAIYMGIDTNIEEIEKVLKVIQQFDPPGVGSRNLQECLLIQIAKKSDSKSKQLEWDIIHDYYEEFTRKHWDKIIQKLNISEEKLNAAIDEIIKLNPRPGASLGESIGKNLQQIIPDFIVETFDGNITLALNNKNVPELRLNREFTTLVEEHTKNRDNQSKESKEAMLFLKQKMDSAQGFIDAIKQRQNTLISTMQTIIELQRPFFLDGDESKLRPMILKDVADKTGLDISTISRVTNSKYVQTNFGIFSLKHFFGDSFTTESGEEMSIREVKRILVNCIEKEDKKNPYTDEELSSLLKEKGYPIARRTVAKYRQQLNIPVARLRK, encoded by the coding sequence ATGGTCCAAAATTCACGTCAAATACAAACCCAGACACAAAAACAGGTTCAGACGCTATCTCCTCAACAGATACTTGTGGTTAAGCTCTTAGAATTACCAACACTAGAATTCGAAGAACGTGTGCATGCAGAGCTATTAGAGAACCCAGCATTGGAAGAAGGAAAGGAAATGACTCCTGAAGAAGAGGAATATACTGCTGAGACAGAGGAAAGCGCAGATTATGATGCACTTGATGATTATCTAACTGAAGATGATATCCCTGACTACAAGCTTAAAGAACACAACTACAGCAACGATAACAAACCAGAGGAAATTCCATTTTCAGATACTACCTCCTTTTATGAAATTCTTCACGAACAACTAGGTGAGCAAAACTTAACAGATAAACAAGCTGCTATTGGGGAATACCTCATTGGGTCATTAGATGATGATGGACTTATAAGAAAGTCCTTGGAAAGCATTGATGACGAGCTTGCTATATATATGGGCATTGATACTAATATTGAAGAAATAGAAAAGGTATTGAAAGTTATTCAACAATTCGATCCTCCTGGAGTAGGCTCTAGAAACTTACAAGAATGCTTATTGATTCAAATTGCAAAAAAGTCTGACTCAAAATCAAAACAACTAGAATGGGATATTATACACGATTATTATGAAGAGTTTACGCGAAAACATTGGGATAAAATAATACAAAAACTTAATATTTCCGAAGAAAAGCTGAATGCTGCAATTGATGAAATTATTAAATTAAATCCTAGGCCAGGAGCCTCCTTAGGAGAGTCTATAGGGAAAAATCTTCAACAAATAATACCTGATTTCATTGTTGAAACTTTTGATGGCAATATAACTCTAGCATTAAACAATAAAAATGTACCTGAGCTTCGCCTAAATAGAGAGTTTACAACTCTTGTTGAAGAACATACCAAAAACAGAGACAATCAAAGTAAAGAATCTAAAGAAGCAATGCTATTTTTAAAGCAAAAAATGGACTCTGCTCAAGGCTTTATAGATGCAATAAAACAAAGACAAAACACTCTCATTTCTACAATGCAAACAATCATAGAACTTCAAAGACCTTTTTTCTTGGATGGAGATGAGTCAAAATTAAGGCCTATGATTCTAAAAGATGTTGCAGATAAAACAGGATTAGATATCTCTACTATATCAAGAGTCACAAATAGTAAATATGTACAGACTAATTTTGGGATATTCTCTTTAAAGCACTTTTTTGGAGATAGCTTTACTACTGAAAGTGGAGAAGAGATGTCAATAAGGGAAGTAAAACGAATACTGGTAAACTGCATCGAAAAAGAAGATAAAAAAAATCCTTATACTGATGAAGAGTTATCCAGCTTATTAAAAGAAAAAGGATACCCAATTGCTCGAAGAACAGTAGCTAAATATAGACAACAATTAAATATTCCAGTAGCAAGATTAAGAAAATAA
- a CDS encoding primosomal protein N' (COGs: COG1198 Primosomal protein N' (replication factor Y) - superfamily II helicase~InterPro IPR014001:IPR001650:IPR011545:IPR005259~KEGG: bfs:BF4034 putative primosomal protein N'~PFAM: DNA/RNA helicase, DEAD/DEAH box type, N-terminal; Helicase, C-terminal~SMART: DEAD-like helicase, N-terminal; Helicase, C-terminal~SPTR: Primosomal protein N';~TIGRFAM: Primosomal protein n~IMG reference gene:2504106166~PFAM: Helicase conserved C-terminal domain; DEAD/DEAH box helicase~TIGRFAM: primosomal protein N'), with translation MKFFVDVILPLPIPGVFTYSLDEADSNNIQVGCRVIVPFGKKKYYTAIVFSIHHVMPQEYEVKPVFTILDKYPILLPSQLQFWEWISDYYISALGDVFKAALPSGLKLESETMVELNMDYIGSPDLSEKELRVLHLLSDDPIQCITKIAKDSGIDNILPIANSLLERGAILLREELKEQYRPRMESRIRFTKEYNHPDKVENLFELLSNAPKQLDIVIKYVELSSLLNQKEIKEVSKHRLLEGARASSSSLNGLIQKGILEEYDIEIGRLRVENIQEQDLHPLDKSQQKAYQEIEEVFDTKQVCLLYGVTSSGKTEIYIHFIEEYLNSGKQILYLLPEIALTTQITERLKRVFGDKLGIYHSKFSDAERVEIWRKQLSSNPYQIILGVRSSIFLPFQNLGLVIVDEEHETTYKQQDPAPRYHARDAVIVLAHMCGAKVLLGTATPSIESWYNAQYGKFGLVELKERYKDIQLPEVIPIDIQELKRKKRMSGQFSPPLLAMMREALDKNEQIILFQNRRGFAPVVECKTCGWVPKCTNCDVSLTYHKKLNQLTCHYCGYTYQLPDVCPACEAKDLTHRGFGTEKVEDEIKLIFPNISVGRMDLDTTRTKTRYEKIISDFQEGRTKILIGTQMVSKGLDFDHVSVVGILNADTMLNYPDFRAYERAYQLMAQVSGRAGRKNKRGRVILQTRSMDHPIILQVINNRYEDMVQNQLEERQVFHYPPYYRLIYVYLKHRDEKKLDFMARTMASQLRTVFGSRVLGPDKPPVGRIQTFYIKKIVLKIERDVSTQQTKKALLNIKERMLADKRFKSLIVYYDVDPM, from the coding sequence ATGAAATTTTTTGTAGATGTTATTTTGCCTTTGCCTATTCCTGGTGTATTTACATATAGCCTTGATGAGGCTGATAGTAATAATATTCAGGTGGGATGTAGAGTAATAGTACCTTTTGGTAAAAAGAAATATTACACTGCAATTGTATTTAGTATTCATCATGTCATGCCTCAGGAGTATGAAGTAAAACCTGTTTTTACTATCCTTGATAAATATCCTATTTTACTTCCCTCTCAACTCCAGTTCTGGGAATGGATATCTGACTATTATATTTCAGCTTTGGGGGATGTGTTTAAAGCTGCTTTGCCTTCTGGGTTAAAGTTGGAGAGTGAAACGATGGTTGAACTTAACATGGATTATATAGGATCACCAGACCTGTCAGAAAAAGAATTAAGAGTTCTTCATTTACTATCTGATGATCCTATTCAATGTATTACCAAGATAGCCAAGGATAGCGGCATTGATAACATACTACCCATAGCTAACTCTTTATTGGAACGAGGTGCTATACTCTTGCGTGAAGAGTTAAAGGAGCAATATAGGCCTCGAATGGAATCGAGGATCCGTTTTACCAAAGAGTATAATCATCCTGATAAAGTAGAGAATCTATTTGAATTATTATCGAATGCTCCAAAGCAATTAGACATTGTTATAAAATACGTTGAGTTATCCTCTTTATTGAATCAAAAAGAAATAAAGGAAGTATCTAAACATCGTCTTTTGGAGGGAGCTAGAGCTTCATCTTCTAGTTTGAATGGACTAATTCAGAAGGGTATCCTAGAAGAGTATGATATCGAAATAGGTAGGCTGCGGGTGGAAAACATACAAGAACAAGATTTACATCCTCTAGATAAATCACAGCAAAAAGCCTATCAAGAAATAGAAGAGGTCTTTGACACGAAACAAGTCTGTCTTCTTTATGGAGTTACTTCAAGTGGTAAAACAGAAATATATATTCATTTCATAGAGGAATATTTAAATAGTGGCAAACAAATATTATACCTATTACCTGAAATTGCCCTTACAACACAAATTACTGAGCGTTTAAAAAGGGTTTTTGGTGATAAACTTGGTATTTATCATTCTAAATTTTCTGATGCAGAGCGTGTAGAGATATGGAGAAAACAACTTAGTAGCAATCCTTATCAAATCATATTGGGAGTTCGATCATCTATATTTTTACCCTTTCAAAACTTAGGGTTAGTAATAGTAGATGAAGAGCATGAGACAACTTATAAACAGCAAGATCCTGCACCTCGATATCATGCCAGAGATGCTGTTATTGTATTAGCTCATATGTGTGGAGCCAAAGTTCTACTAGGTACAGCAACTCCTTCGATAGAGAGTTGGTATAATGCACAATATGGTAAATTTGGATTAGTTGAGCTGAAAGAGAGATATAAAGATATTCAGTTGCCCGAAGTAATACCTATAGATATTCAGGAGCTTAAGCGAAAGAAAAGAATGAGTGGTCAATTTTCTCCTCCTTTACTTGCTATGATGCGTGAGGCATTAGATAAAAACGAACAAATTATTTTGTTTCAAAATAGGAGAGGATTTGCTCCCGTTGTAGAATGTAAAACTTGTGGTTGGGTTCCAAAATGTACTAACTGTGATGTTAGTTTGACTTATCACAAAAAATTGAATCAGTTAACATGCCATTATTGTGGATACACATATCAATTACCAGATGTATGTCCAGCATGTGAAGCTAAAGATTTAACTCATAGAGGTTTTGGTACAGAGAAAGTTGAAGATGAAATAAAACTTATTTTTCCTAATATCTCTGTTGGGCGTATGGACTTAGATACGACAAGAACAAAGACACGTTATGAAAAGATAATATCTGATTTTCAAGAAGGGAGAACTAAAATATTGATAGGTACTCAGATGGTTTCTAAAGGACTCGATTTTGACCATGTGAGTGTTGTTGGAATTTTAAATGCTGATACAATGTTAAACTATCCCGATTTCAGAGCTTATGAGAGAGCTTATCAGCTAATGGCCCAAGTATCGGGTAGGGCAGGTAGGAAGAATAAACGCGGGAGAGTTATTTTGCAGACTCGTAGTATGGATCATCCTATAATTCTACAAGTAATAAATAATAGATATGAGGACATGGTGCAAAATCAACTTGAAGAAAGGCAGGTATTCCATTATCCTCCATACTATAGATTAATTTATGTTTACTTAAAACACCGAGATGAGAAGAAGTTGGATTTTATGGCAAGAACTATGGCTTCTCAACTTCGAACTGTTTTTGGATCTCGAGTATTAGGTCCTGATAAGCCACCTGTAGGTAGAATACAAACTTTTTATATAAAGAAAATAGTACTTAAGATAGAGAGAGATGTTTCTACGCAACAGACAAAGAAGGCTTTATTGAATATTAAAGAGAGAATGCTTGCCGATAAACGATTTAAGTCTTTAATCGTTTATTATGATGTAGATCCAATGTAA
- a CDS encoding protein tyrosine phosphatase (COGs: COG0394 Protein-tyrosine-phosphatase~InterPro IPR017867~KEGG: bfr:BF4208 putative protein-tyrosine phosphatase~PFAM: Protein-tyrosine phosphatase, low molecular weight~SMART: Protein-tyrosine phosphatase, low molecular weight~SPTR: Phosphotyrosine protein phosphatase;~IMG reference gene:2504106167~PFAM: Low molecular weight phosphotyrosine protein phosphatase) — MLELLTKSNLLSLFKVDSAGILGVHAGDLPDPRMRKHAARRGYDLVHRSRPIDVEDFYNFDIIIGMDDQNICDLKEIAPSPDEEKKIHRMVEYLVNQEATHIPDPYYGGADGFELVLDLLEDACEGLLTSLIRDN; from the coding sequence ATGCTAGAGTTGCTGACGAAGTCCAACTTGTTAAGTTTGTTTAAAGTAGATTCTGCCGGTATTTTAGGTGTTCATGCAGGTGATTTACCGGATCCTAGGATGAGAAAACATGCTGCAAGAAGAGGTTATGATTTGGTGCATCGATCTAGACCTATAGATGTAGAAGATTTTTATAATTTTGATATTATTATAGGTATGGATGATCAAAATATATGCGATCTTAAAGAAATTGCTCCTTCACCCGACGAAGAGAAAAAGATTCACCGAATGGTAGAATACTTAGTAAATCAAGAAGCAACTCATATCCCCGACCCTTATTATGGAGGAGCAGATGGATTTGAATTGGTTCTTGACTTATTAGAAGATGCTTGTGAAGGTCTTCTTACTTCTTTAATTCGGGATAACTAA